One region of Drosophila kikkawai strain 14028-0561.14 chromosome 2R, DkikHiC1v2, whole genome shotgun sequence genomic DNA includes:
- the LOC108078151 gene encoding uncharacterized protein isoform X1: protein MDNKTTQLDFKLLVDQSLNLLDSLNTALRCDAIQFLLQTLKCKYPEACDQVVRNLFSHIAAANDSGGGGGGAQQQELARTKQLQLLLTAKKEKTEPGTGGEAKIKRENDDDEAGSTDLNQNFEKILCKEEFLCLEEEEEDFLDDADTQNSSSLQFNAGNNVDALALGPGDPLDLIHTGNSLLVKRKYAATFEDENQLAEDANSNSSDGKLVKRKRTNNMHLTVTSVRRKEARSRLGEGYIFHEDSQYTMRYHHSTGEFSERAFKAQFRALLRMALSQHHKPFLRQFYENFVVNGRLLGTTPSARVLKELREQRLEEWRRHRERRQLVSMMKQSEQKLEEIQQEQQREEVQHHQLEEMQQQQLEEIQRQHQLPAISFGDSELESETESQLSSAAQEIMKFEEFIDEGVGAGRLIDGLEMELETDDMLAGAGSVLDSVNSASGHSSNSSSSGSGSGANGNGISSGVILENNSHHSHHLSSSSSANIVINGLTSSNSISNNNNNNNNNNNGSMHCPQLTLQTQDQAGASLKPSHHLPMPMSLEHRDAKGSQVLGNANVIMPSGSSGHASEIQLHQQQNHYNSSNNPLSMMGGMMHQQQQQHVSMQHQQQHQQHQMMPGQGFPQHGTSMMVNRQMPALAALSNLGDTPPIGSQLNSSLELDDNDLSGDEDDDDLEHDLDELEAAKQQLIDGGSSSSTSLQAPPSQHGSGSGGSGGQTPGSKKNKPSYNCLLCPKSYRKRKSLLDHYKMHPGFCHDCGQPNGNTLEEVILHNRTMHVKEFPFVCETCGESYSRKQQFHAHVESHNKKEIKTFPCGECGLKFPQKKLQQHFEETGHKADGAICEVCGEEFQSKNALYQHIIRVHKRDNFFECHICHNRFTLKANLERHVQLHTEVKRPYVCDLCGSSYYTYPALKEHYSNAHVDVSECKCTLCGKRFGSAKSLQRHLPSHSEERPHCCNYCDQTFKWKTHLVRHKQTTHGNEPPPPKKGKQRFPKANEEAEMASLPDMPGPPPVKASKKAVTSKAKAQAAVAAGGTSQLQHQQKGVAATPTPPPPVSTTPGCMQQDQFNAAMVSSNSSQSSTASTSQHSVSTSESQQNSIYNQSFNAEKLQAGQQQQQQQQQQQSALHQQHPTPPPQSQQQQQQQQHPTPPQPRVASAELHLQRMNSFGQDGQFHFEASPAAGGYQQHQLISQYQQQQQQPQTQQQQQQHHLAQQQQQHLRSHTPQSPHPPHPSQLQQQQAQPHFSSPHHMPPMHHQHQLMMQQQHRHNQRSPLHHHPAAQQLQQQHQQPSHSPQHARLQSPQPAPVQQQQQQFLQQQASDSWGNMNFGNPPNNQQVELKDNKFYIVDSAEFLGLPMNVPPAQQQQQQAVSKPQQQQPQQPQQQQQDPALAGDLMSFQHMWPAPGFSQNPQQQQNPQQQQQAAQQQQQQQQQQQQPQGPANPSDPHNYNNIGSILTNLIDTNPAPMEYNFDLMQQQQAPTPQQQQQQQQQQAAQQQHHAAGSYTSGLMRSGSNVYGGAYEQHLSDQLVSEQQKQQNSFQPYHPHGLQAQQQSPLHPHLLPPPAPHGSVYDRTGVGVGVGVGVGYSMLGDESKAVLPPMMGGMMQQLPPHGQQPDLIYYPVKND, encoded by the exons atggaTAACAAAACTACACAGTTGGATTTTAAATTACTG GTTGATCAGTCACTAAATCTACTGGACAGCCTCAACACGGCATTGCGGTGCGATGCTATTCAATTCTTGCTGCAGACTCTCAAGTGCAAATATCCGGAGGCCTGCGACCAAGTCGTCAGGAATCTGTTCAGTCACATAGCCGCAGCCAATGACAGCGGCGGAGGTGGCGGCGGGGCTCAGCAGCAGGAGCTAGCGAGGACgaagcagctgcagctgctgctgaccGCCAAGAAGGAGAAGACGGAACCGGGAACGGGAGGGGAGGCGAAGATCAAGCGCGAGAACGACGACGATGAGGCTGGATCGACGGATCTGAACCAGAACTTTGAGAAGATCCTCTGCAAGGAGGAGTTCCTGTGCctcgaggaggaggaagaggattTCCTTGACGATGCTGACACCCAAAACTCGTCTTCCCTGCAATTCAATGCTGGTAACAATGTGGACGCCCTGGCCCTAGGCCCCGGCGACCCGCTGGACCTGATCCACACGGGGAATTCCCTGTTGGTCAAGCGGAAGTATGCTGCTACCTTCGAGGACGAGAACCAGCTGGCCGAGGATGCTAACAGCAATAGTAGCGACGGCAAGCTGGTTAAGAGGAAGCGCACCAACAACATGCACCTGACCGTGACGAGTGTGCGGCGGAAAGAGGCACGCTCCCGGCTGGGAGAGGGGTACATCTTCCACGAGGACAGCCAGTACACGATGCGCTATCACCACAGCACCGGCGAGTTCAGTGAGCGGGCCTTCAAGGCCCAGTTCCGAGCTTTGCTGCGCATGGCGCTCAGCCAGCACCACAAGCCGTTCCTGCGGCAGTTCTACGAGAACTTTGTGGTAAACGGGCGCCTGTTGGGTACCACGCCCTCGGCGAGAGTGCTCAAGGAGCTGCGCGAGCAGCGGCTAGAGGAATGGCGTCGTCATCGGGAGCGCCGTCAGCTGGTCAGCATGATGAAGCAGAGTGAGCAGAAGTTAGAGGAGatccagcaggagcagcagcgggaGGAAGTTCAGCACCATCAGCTGGAagagatgcagcagcagcagctggaagaGATTCAACGGCAGCATCAGTTGCCGGCCATCTCGTTTGGCGACTCCGAGCTGGAGTCGGAAACGGAATCGCAGCTGTCGTCGGCTGCTCAAGAGATTATGAAGTTTGAGGAGTTCATTGACGAGGGTGTAGGCGCGGGACGTCTGATTGATGGTCTGGAAATGGAGCTTGAGACCGATGACATGTTAGCTGGCGCCGGCAGTGTCCTGGACAGCGTGAACAGCGCTAGCgggcacagcagcaacagcagcagcagcgggagtGGGAGCGGCGCTAATGGGAATGGCATCAGCAGCGGGGTGATCCTGGAGAACAATAGTCATCATTCGCATCACCT aagtagcagcagcagcgcaaaTATTGTGATCAACGGCCTTACGTCAAGCAATAGtatcagcaacaacaataataataataataacaacaataatggCAGCATGCATTGTCCGCAATTAACGCTGCAGACGCAGGATCAGGCGGGAGCGTCTTTGAAGCCGTCGCACCACTTGCCCATGCCCATGTCATTGGAACACAGGGATGCGAAGGGCAGCCAGGTCCTTGGCAATGCCAATGTGATCATGCCAAGCGGCAGCTCCGGTCACGCCAGCGAGATTCAGCTGCACCAGCAGCAAAACCACTACAACTCAAGCAATAATCCCCTAAGCATGATGGGTGGAATGatgcaccaacagcagcagcagcatgtgAGCatgcaacaccaacaacagcatcagcagcatcagATGATGCCGGGGCAGGGGTTTCCCCAGCATGGAACTTCCATGATGGTCAACCGTCAAATGCCCGCTCTGGCTGCTTTGTCGAATCTGGGCGACACTCCTCCTATCGGCAGCCAGTTAAACTCCTCCCTGGAGCTGGACGACAACGACCTGTCGGGCGACGAGGATGACGACGACCTGGAGCATGATCTGGACGAGCTGGAAGCGGCCAAGCAGCAGCTGATTgatggcggcagcagcagtagcaccTCCTTGCAGGCGCCGCCATCGCAACACGGCAGCGGCAGTGGGGGCAGCGGAGGCCAGACGCCCGGCAGCAAGAAGAACAAGCCCAGCTACAATTGCCTGCTGTGTCCCAAGTCGTATCGCAAGAGGAAATCCCTGCTTGACCACTACAAGATGCATCCTGGTTTCTGTCACGATTGCGGACAGCCCAACGGAAATACGTTAGAG GAAGTAATCCTCCACAACAGGACGATGCATGTAAAGGAGTTTCCTTTCGTGTGCGAGACTTGCGGAGAGTCGTACTCGCGAAAGCAGCAGTTCCACGCCCACGTGGAGTCGCACAACAAGAAGGAAATCAAAA cATTTCCCTGCGGAGAATGCGGGTTGAAATTTCCGCAGAAGAAGCTACAGCAGCACTTCGAGGAGACGGGCCACAAGGCCGACGGGGCCATTTGCGAAGTGTGCGGCGAGGAGTTCCAGTCGAAGAACGCCCTATACCAGCACATCATTCGCGTTCACAAGCGCGACAACTTTTTCGAGTGCCACATTTGCCATAACCGCTTCACGCTAAAGGCGAACCTGGAGCGTCACGTGCAGCTGCACACCGAGGTTAAACGGCCCTACGTGTGCGACCTGTGCGGCTCGTCCTACTACACATATCCCGCGCTCAAGGAGCACTATAGCAATGCCCATGTCGATGTCTCCGAGTGCAAGTGTACGCTGTGCGGCAAGCGCTTCGGATCGGCCAAGTCGCTCCAAAGGCACCTGCCATCGCACTCGGAGGAGCGTCCGCACTGTTGCAACTATTGCGATCAG ACCTTCAAGTGGAAAACGCATCTGGTGCGCCACAAGCAGACGACGCACGGAAACGAGCCGCCGCCTCCGAAGAAGGGAAAGCAGCGCTTCCCCAAGGCAAACGAAGAAG CAGAAATGGCTTCCCTGCCGGATATGCCTGGACCGCCGCCTGTAAAGGCCAGCAAAAAGGCGGTGACGAGTAAGGCGAAAGCGCAAGCGGCAGTCGCCGCGGGAGGAACCTCCCAGTTGCAGCATCAGCAGAAGGGCGTTGCAGCCACGCCgacgccaccgccgccggTGTCCACGACACCGGGATGCATGCAACAAGATCAGTTTAATGCGGCCATGGTCAGCAGCAATAGCTCGCAGTCCTCCACGGCGTCCACATCGCAGCACTCGGTGTCGACGAGTGAATCTCAGCAGAATTCCATATACAATCAGAGCTTTAATGCGGAGAAACTGCAGGCgggacaacagcagcagcagcaacaacaacagcagcagagtGCCTTGCACCAGCAACATccaacgccgccgccgcaatcacaacaacagcagcagcagcagcaacatccaaCGCCACCGCAGCCGCGAGTGGCATCCGCAGAATTGCATCTGCAGCGCATGAACAGCTTTGGGCAGGATGGGCAATTTCACTTCGAGGCTAGTCCAGCAGCTGGTGGCTATCAGCAGCATCAGCTGATCAGCCAgtatcagcagcaacagcagcagcctcaaactcagcagcagcagcagcaacatcatctcgcccagcagcagcaacaacacctGAGGAGCCACACCCCACAGAGCCCCCATCCGCCGCACCCCTCgcagctgcaacagcagcaggcacaACCGCACTTCAGCTCCCCCCACCATATGCCGCCTatgcaccaccagcaccagctaatgatgcagcagcagcaccgccACAACCAGCGGTCGCCGCTGCACCATCACCCGGCGGCCCAAcaattgcagcagcagcatcaacaaccGTCGCATTCCCCCCAGCATGCGAGACTTCAGTCGCCACAACCTGCTCCagtacaacaacagcaacagcaattcCTGCAGCAACAGGCCTCTGACTCCTGGGGCAACATGAACTTTGGCAATCCACCAAACAACCAGCAAGTGGAGCTCAAGGATAACAAATTCTATATCGTAGACTCGGCAGAGTTCCTAGGGCTTCCAATGAATGTGCCgccagcgcagcagcagcaacagcaggctgTAAGCAAaccgcagcaacaacagccgcaacagccacagcagcaacagcaagatCCAGCCCTCGCTGGAGACCTGATGAGCTTCCAGCATATGTGGCCGGCGCCTGGGTTTAGCCAAAATcctcagcagcaacagaacccacagcagcagcaacaagcagcgcagcaacaacaacaacaacagcagcagcagcaacagccccAGGGTCCTGCAAATCCTAGTGATCCACACAACTACAACAATATCGGCAGCATACTCACGAATCTCATTGACACAAATCCCGCGCCAATGGAGTACAACTTTGAcctgatgcagcagcagcaagcgcCGACaccccaacagcagcagcagcagcagcaacagcaggcggcgcagcagcaacatcacgCTGCCGGGAGCTATACGAGTGGCTTAATGCGCAGTGGAAGCAACGTTTACGGAGGTGCTTACGAGCAGCATCTCAGTGACCAGCTTGTTAGCGAGCAACAGAAGCAGCAGAACAGCTTTCAGCCTTACCACCCACATGGCCtgcaggcgcagcagcagtcgcCATTGCATCCGCATCTGCTGCCACCGCCAGCGCCGCACGGAAGCGTCTATGACCGCACGGGAGTTGGCGTCGGAGTTGGAGTCGGAGTAGGCTATTCCATGCTGGGAGATGAGTCTAAGGCGGTGCTGCCGCCGATGATGGGCGGCATGATGCAGCAATTGCCACCGCATGGCCAGCAACCGGACTTAATATACTACCCAGTGAAGAATGATTGA
- the LOC108078151 gene encoding uncharacterized protein isoform X2, producing MDNKTTQLDFKLLVDQSLNLLDSLNTALRCDAIQFLLQTLKCKYPEACDQVVRNLFSHIAAANDSGGGGGGAQQQELARTKQLQLLLTAKKEKTEPGTGGEAKIKRENDDDEAGSTDLNQNFEKILCKEEFLCLEEEEEDFLDDADTQNSSSLQFNAGNNVDALALGPGDPLDLIHTGNSLLVKRKYAATFEDENQLAEDANSNSSDGKLVKRKRTNNMHLTVTSVRRKEARSRLGEGYIFHEDSQYTMRYHHSTGEFSERAFKAQFRALLRMALSQHHKPFLRQFYENFVVNGRLLGTTPSARVLKELREQRLEEWRRHRERRQLVSMMKQSEQKLEEIQQEQQREEVQHHQLEEMQQQQLEEIQRQHQLPAISFGDSELESETESQLSSAAQEIMKFEEFIDEGVGAGRLIDGLEMELETDDMLAGAGSVLDSVNSASGHSSNSSSSGSGSGANGNGISSGVILENNSHHSHHLSSSSSANIVINGLTSSNSISNNNNNNNNNNNGSMHCPQLTLQTQDQAGASLKPSHHLPMPMSLEHRDAKGSQVLGNANVIMPSGSSGHASEIQLHQQQNHYNSSNNPLSMMGGMMHQQQQQHVSMQHQQQHQQHQMMPGQGFPQHGTSMMVNRQMPALAALSNLGDTPPIGSQLNSSLELDDNDLSGDEDDDDLEHDLDELEAAKQQLIDGGSSSSTSLQAPPSQHGSGSGGSGGQTPGSKKNKPSYNCLLCPKSYRKRKSLLDHYKMHPGFCHDCGQPNGNTLEEVILHNRTMHVKEFPFVCETCGESYSRKQQFHAHVESHNKKEIKTFPCGECGLKFPQKKLQQHFEETGHKADGAICEVCGEEFQSKNALYQHIIRVHKRDNFFECHICHNRFTLKANLERHVQLHTEVKRPYVCDLCGSSYYTYPALKEHYSNAHVDVSECKCTLCGKRFGSAKSLQRHLPSHSEERPHCCNYCDQTFKWKTHLVRHKQTTHGNEPPPPKKGKQRFPKANEEEMASLPDMPGPPPVKASKKAVTSKAKAQAAVAAGGTSQLQHQQKGVAATPTPPPPVSTTPGCMQQDQFNAAMVSSNSSQSSTASTSQHSVSTSESQQNSIYNQSFNAEKLQAGQQQQQQQQQQQSALHQQHPTPPPQSQQQQQQQQHPTPPQPRVASAELHLQRMNSFGQDGQFHFEASPAAGGYQQHQLISQYQQQQQQPQTQQQQQQHHLAQQQQQHLRSHTPQSPHPPHPSQLQQQQAQPHFSSPHHMPPMHHQHQLMMQQQHRHNQRSPLHHHPAAQQLQQQHQQPSHSPQHARLQSPQPAPVQQQQQQFLQQQASDSWGNMNFGNPPNNQQVELKDNKFYIVDSAEFLGLPMNVPPAQQQQQQAVSKPQQQQPQQPQQQQQDPALAGDLMSFQHMWPAPGFSQNPQQQQNPQQQQQAAQQQQQQQQQQQQPQGPANPSDPHNYNNIGSILTNLIDTNPAPMEYNFDLMQQQQAPTPQQQQQQQQQQAAQQQHHAAGSYTSGLMRSGSNVYGGAYEQHLSDQLVSEQQKQQNSFQPYHPHGLQAQQQSPLHPHLLPPPAPHGSVYDRTGVGVGVGVGVGYSMLGDESKAVLPPMMGGMMQQLPPHGQQPDLIYYPVKND from the exons atggaTAACAAAACTACACAGTTGGATTTTAAATTACTG GTTGATCAGTCACTAAATCTACTGGACAGCCTCAACACGGCATTGCGGTGCGATGCTATTCAATTCTTGCTGCAGACTCTCAAGTGCAAATATCCGGAGGCCTGCGACCAAGTCGTCAGGAATCTGTTCAGTCACATAGCCGCAGCCAATGACAGCGGCGGAGGTGGCGGCGGGGCTCAGCAGCAGGAGCTAGCGAGGACgaagcagctgcagctgctgctgaccGCCAAGAAGGAGAAGACGGAACCGGGAACGGGAGGGGAGGCGAAGATCAAGCGCGAGAACGACGACGATGAGGCTGGATCGACGGATCTGAACCAGAACTTTGAGAAGATCCTCTGCAAGGAGGAGTTCCTGTGCctcgaggaggaggaagaggattTCCTTGACGATGCTGACACCCAAAACTCGTCTTCCCTGCAATTCAATGCTGGTAACAATGTGGACGCCCTGGCCCTAGGCCCCGGCGACCCGCTGGACCTGATCCACACGGGGAATTCCCTGTTGGTCAAGCGGAAGTATGCTGCTACCTTCGAGGACGAGAACCAGCTGGCCGAGGATGCTAACAGCAATAGTAGCGACGGCAAGCTGGTTAAGAGGAAGCGCACCAACAACATGCACCTGACCGTGACGAGTGTGCGGCGGAAAGAGGCACGCTCCCGGCTGGGAGAGGGGTACATCTTCCACGAGGACAGCCAGTACACGATGCGCTATCACCACAGCACCGGCGAGTTCAGTGAGCGGGCCTTCAAGGCCCAGTTCCGAGCTTTGCTGCGCATGGCGCTCAGCCAGCACCACAAGCCGTTCCTGCGGCAGTTCTACGAGAACTTTGTGGTAAACGGGCGCCTGTTGGGTACCACGCCCTCGGCGAGAGTGCTCAAGGAGCTGCGCGAGCAGCGGCTAGAGGAATGGCGTCGTCATCGGGAGCGCCGTCAGCTGGTCAGCATGATGAAGCAGAGTGAGCAGAAGTTAGAGGAGatccagcaggagcagcagcgggaGGAAGTTCAGCACCATCAGCTGGAagagatgcagcagcagcagctggaagaGATTCAACGGCAGCATCAGTTGCCGGCCATCTCGTTTGGCGACTCCGAGCTGGAGTCGGAAACGGAATCGCAGCTGTCGTCGGCTGCTCAAGAGATTATGAAGTTTGAGGAGTTCATTGACGAGGGTGTAGGCGCGGGACGTCTGATTGATGGTCTGGAAATGGAGCTTGAGACCGATGACATGTTAGCTGGCGCCGGCAGTGTCCTGGACAGCGTGAACAGCGCTAGCgggcacagcagcaacagcagcagcagcgggagtGGGAGCGGCGCTAATGGGAATGGCATCAGCAGCGGGGTGATCCTGGAGAACAATAGTCATCATTCGCATCACCT aagtagcagcagcagcgcaaaTATTGTGATCAACGGCCTTACGTCAAGCAATAGtatcagcaacaacaataataataataataacaacaataatggCAGCATGCATTGTCCGCAATTAACGCTGCAGACGCAGGATCAGGCGGGAGCGTCTTTGAAGCCGTCGCACCACTTGCCCATGCCCATGTCATTGGAACACAGGGATGCGAAGGGCAGCCAGGTCCTTGGCAATGCCAATGTGATCATGCCAAGCGGCAGCTCCGGTCACGCCAGCGAGATTCAGCTGCACCAGCAGCAAAACCACTACAACTCAAGCAATAATCCCCTAAGCATGATGGGTGGAATGatgcaccaacagcagcagcagcatgtgAGCatgcaacaccaacaacagcatcagcagcatcagATGATGCCGGGGCAGGGGTTTCCCCAGCATGGAACTTCCATGATGGTCAACCGTCAAATGCCCGCTCTGGCTGCTTTGTCGAATCTGGGCGACACTCCTCCTATCGGCAGCCAGTTAAACTCCTCCCTGGAGCTGGACGACAACGACCTGTCGGGCGACGAGGATGACGACGACCTGGAGCATGATCTGGACGAGCTGGAAGCGGCCAAGCAGCAGCTGATTgatggcggcagcagcagtagcaccTCCTTGCAGGCGCCGCCATCGCAACACGGCAGCGGCAGTGGGGGCAGCGGAGGCCAGACGCCCGGCAGCAAGAAGAACAAGCCCAGCTACAATTGCCTGCTGTGTCCCAAGTCGTATCGCAAGAGGAAATCCCTGCTTGACCACTACAAGATGCATCCTGGTTTCTGTCACGATTGCGGACAGCCCAACGGAAATACGTTAGAG GAAGTAATCCTCCACAACAGGACGATGCATGTAAAGGAGTTTCCTTTCGTGTGCGAGACTTGCGGAGAGTCGTACTCGCGAAAGCAGCAGTTCCACGCCCACGTGGAGTCGCACAACAAGAAGGAAATCAAAA cATTTCCCTGCGGAGAATGCGGGTTGAAATTTCCGCAGAAGAAGCTACAGCAGCACTTCGAGGAGACGGGCCACAAGGCCGACGGGGCCATTTGCGAAGTGTGCGGCGAGGAGTTCCAGTCGAAGAACGCCCTATACCAGCACATCATTCGCGTTCACAAGCGCGACAACTTTTTCGAGTGCCACATTTGCCATAACCGCTTCACGCTAAAGGCGAACCTGGAGCGTCACGTGCAGCTGCACACCGAGGTTAAACGGCCCTACGTGTGCGACCTGTGCGGCTCGTCCTACTACACATATCCCGCGCTCAAGGAGCACTATAGCAATGCCCATGTCGATGTCTCCGAGTGCAAGTGTACGCTGTGCGGCAAGCGCTTCGGATCGGCCAAGTCGCTCCAAAGGCACCTGCCATCGCACTCGGAGGAGCGTCCGCACTGTTGCAACTATTGCGATCAG ACCTTCAAGTGGAAAACGCATCTGGTGCGCCACAAGCAGACGACGCACGGAAACGAGCCGCCGCCTCCGAAGAAGGGAAAGCAGCGCTTCCCCAAGGCAAACGAAGAAG AAATGGCTTCCCTGCCGGATATGCCTGGACCGCCGCCTGTAAAGGCCAGCAAAAAGGCGGTGACGAGTAAGGCGAAAGCGCAAGCGGCAGTCGCCGCGGGAGGAACCTCCCAGTTGCAGCATCAGCAGAAGGGCGTTGCAGCCACGCCgacgccaccgccgccggTGTCCACGACACCGGGATGCATGCAACAAGATCAGTTTAATGCGGCCATGGTCAGCAGCAATAGCTCGCAGTCCTCCACGGCGTCCACATCGCAGCACTCGGTGTCGACGAGTGAATCTCAGCAGAATTCCATATACAATCAGAGCTTTAATGCGGAGAAACTGCAGGCgggacaacagcagcagcagcaacaacaacagcagcagagtGCCTTGCACCAGCAACATccaacgccgccgccgcaatcacaacaacagcagcagcagcagcaacatccaaCGCCACCGCAGCCGCGAGTGGCATCCGCAGAATTGCATCTGCAGCGCATGAACAGCTTTGGGCAGGATGGGCAATTTCACTTCGAGGCTAGTCCAGCAGCTGGTGGCTATCAGCAGCATCAGCTGATCAGCCAgtatcagcagcaacagcagcagcctcaaactcagcagcagcagcagcaacatcatctcgcccagcagcagcaacaacacctGAGGAGCCACACCCCACAGAGCCCCCATCCGCCGCACCCCTCgcagctgcaacagcagcaggcacaACCGCACTTCAGCTCCCCCCACCATATGCCGCCTatgcaccaccagcaccagctaatgatgcagcagcagcaccgccACAACCAGCGGTCGCCGCTGCACCATCACCCGGCGGCCCAAcaattgcagcagcagcatcaacaaccGTCGCATTCCCCCCAGCATGCGAGACTTCAGTCGCCACAACCTGCTCCagtacaacaacagcaacagcaattcCTGCAGCAACAGGCCTCTGACTCCTGGGGCAACATGAACTTTGGCAATCCACCAAACAACCAGCAAGTGGAGCTCAAGGATAACAAATTCTATATCGTAGACTCGGCAGAGTTCCTAGGGCTTCCAATGAATGTGCCgccagcgcagcagcagcaacagcaggctgTAAGCAAaccgcagcaacaacagccgcaacagccacagcagcaacagcaagatCCAGCCCTCGCTGGAGACCTGATGAGCTTCCAGCATATGTGGCCGGCGCCTGGGTTTAGCCAAAATcctcagcagcaacagaacccacagcagcagcaacaagcagcgcagcaacaacaacaacaacagcagcagcagcaacagccccAGGGTCCTGCAAATCCTAGTGATCCACACAACTACAACAATATCGGCAGCATACTCACGAATCTCATTGACACAAATCCCGCGCCAATGGAGTACAACTTTGAcctgatgcagcagcagcaagcgcCGACaccccaacagcagcagcagcagcagcaacagcaggcggcgcagcagcaacatcacgCTGCCGGGAGCTATACGAGTGGCTTAATGCGCAGTGGAAGCAACGTTTACGGAGGTGCTTACGAGCAGCATCTCAGTGACCAGCTTGTTAGCGAGCAACAGAAGCAGCAGAACAGCTTTCAGCCTTACCACCCACATGGCCtgcaggcgcagcagcagtcgcCATTGCATCCGCATCTGCTGCCACCGCCAGCGCCGCACGGAAGCGTCTATGACCGCACGGGAGTTGGCGTCGGAGTTGGAGTCGGAGTAGGCTATTCCATGCTGGGAGATGAGTCTAAGGCGGTGCTGCCGCCGATGATGGGCGGCATGATGCAGCAATTGCCACCGCATGGCCAGCAACCGGACTTAATATACTACCCAGTGAAGAATGATTGA